Proteins from a genomic interval of Streptococcus oralis:
- a CDS encoding DUF4097 family beta strand repeat-containing protein, which produces MRKLTKGFLIFGVVSTILGFIMIIVGAQSNGIQSLLAMSKDPVYDNRIEEVTFGNEVEKLDLALEEHSLTITESVDDKIHITYHPSVSGRHDLTTGMSDKTLSVTDKQASQHRFLGSGIESLLRIASNYSNRFDEVVLSLPKGRKLQAITVSANRGQTNIRQANLENATIKTKGYLLRLTESSIKNSTLTASHIINIFDAELTDSQVKTEGAHIYAENIKVRGKVELDSYNDLRLFLSKTEFDRINLDMSSKHGGIYRKAQREHPKQKENELANPYKTEKADVKDLLIIKANQDIYLPKEEEYSAPPSNH; this is translated from the coding sequence ATGCGTAAATTGACGAAAGGATTTCTCATCTTTGGTGTGGTTTCTACAATCCTTGGTTTTATCATGATCATTGTAGGCGCCCAGTCCAATGGTATTCAAAGTTTACTTGCCATGTCAAAAGACCCCGTCTATGACAATCGTATCGAAGAAGTGACCTTTGGAAATGAAGTGGAAAAACTTGATTTAGCCCTTGAGGAACATAGCCTAACCATCACAGAGTCTGTAGATGACAAGATCCACATCACCTATCATCCTTCCGTGTCTGGTCGTCACGATCTGACTACTGGCATGAGTGACAAAACACTGAGCGTCACTGACAAACAAGCCTCCCAACATCGTTTTCTCGGTTCAGGAATCGAAAGCCTACTTCGTATCGCCAGCAACTATTCTAATCGTTTTGACGAAGTCGTTCTCTCCCTACCTAAAGGAAGAAAGCTGCAAGCTATCACCGTCTCAGCCAATCGTGGACAAACTAATATTCGTCAAGCCAACCTTGAAAATGCAACCATCAAAACAAAAGGCTATCTCTTAAGACTAACAGAAAGTTCTATCAAGAACAGCACACTAACGGCATCTCATATCATCAATATCTTTGATGCCGAATTGACAGATAGTCAGGTCAAGACGGAGGGAGCACACATCTATGCTGAAAATATCAAGGTCCGCGGTAAGGTAGAACTAGACTCTTATAACGACTTAAGACTCTTTCTTTCTAAGACAGAATTCGATCGAATCAATCTAGATATGTCTTCTAAGCACGGCGGTATTTATCGTAAAGCACAAAGAGAGCATCCTAAACAAAAAGAGAATGAACTTGCCAACCCTTATAAAACGGAAAAAGCAGATGTCAAGGACCTGCTCATTATAAAAGCCAATCAGGATATCTACCTCCCCAAGGAAGAAGAGTACTCTGCTCCACCTAGCAATCATTGA
- a CDS encoding DUF6574 domain-containing protein, which translates to MTQEWFESADLEKKSAQTKSEIQPDQPETSETVETELQASEKTPILSKESERHEEEAPETIEEVQTEEEGEGKAEEGHKQEKTVKEKSILSKALESPYIPDIDPRKTTRLKEEIALFWSWLLEAIQEPTASKTTDQKHRYSVFALLTLLSSINLFFSIYHIKRLYYGYMVSIANSSPNQLPPLDLFAGLSILVASALFYFSIILGGFTVRRVLDQESDFTFQEAFDRYSRLFAIPLVLTALASFFALFGGLRFASILTLLSMAIFALGNLFVISKPSKTSSLDPFYRFLLAVLLDGAILLPFFIAELALTVDYLRILTFF; encoded by the coding sequence ATGACACAAGAATGGTTTGAAAGCGCCGATCTTGAGAAGAAATCAGCTCAGACGAAATCGGAAATCCAGCCCGACCAACCAGAGACTTCGGAAACTGTAGAGACCGAACTACAAGCAAGCGAAAAAACTCCTATCTTATCTAAAGAGTCGGAAAGGCATGAGGAGGAAGCTCCCGAAACGATAGAAGAAGTCCAAACCGAGGAAGAGGGAGAAGGGAAAGCTGAAGAGGGACACAAGCAAGAAAAAACTGTAAAAGAGAAAAGTATCCTCAGCAAGGCTTTAGAAAGCCCCTATATCCCAGATATTGACCCTCGTAAAACTACCCGATTAAAGGAAGAAATCGCACTATTTTGGTCTTGGCTGCTGGAGGCCATCCAAGAACCAACTGCCAGCAAGACTACGGACCAAAAGCATCGTTACAGTGTCTTTGCCCTACTCACCTTGCTGTCGTCAATCAACCTTTTCTTTAGTATCTATCATATCAAGCGCCTCTACTATGGCTATATGGTCTCTATTGCTAATAGTTCTCCTAATCAGCTCCCACCTTTAGATCTCTTTGCTGGACTTTCGATTCTGGTCGCTAGCGCTCTATTTTACTTTTCCATCATTTTGGGAGGCTTTACTGTCCGACGTGTGCTGGATCAGGAGAGCGACTTCACATTCCAAGAAGCTTTCGATCGGTATAGCAGACTCTTTGCTATCCCACTTGTCCTAACAGCTCTAGCAAGTTTCTTTGCACTCTTTGGTGGCTTGCGATTCGCTAGCATCCTCACTCTTCTAAGCATGGCCATCTTTGCTCTTGGCAATCTCTTTGTGATTAGCAAGCCAAGTAAGACCAGTAGCCTCGACCCATTTTATCGATTCTTGCTCGCTGTCTTACTTGATGGTGCTATTCTCTTGCCATTCTTCATTGCAGAGTTAGCGCTGAC